In one window of Henckelia pumila isolate YLH828 chromosome 1, ASM3356847v2, whole genome shotgun sequence DNA:
- the LOC140875402 gene encoding AT-hook motif nuclear-localized protein 28-like: MKRKLYGEDEDDDPKFNGIFSKLYQQPPPLPLTASGAAVEFFPVSGRDGEQEEDSSSHIRKPAERKIFQVGHLHPPPPHDGATIEVVRRPRGRPPGSRNKPKPPSIVPSKAPSEPSMSPYILELPPGVDVIAATTQFCRKRSLSLCILTGSGAVSNITIKQPPTTPGAAASAVTFHGRFDILSISATILDQSGLGVLGNGQFTVCVAAGPQGQVVGGVVVGPMVSAVTIYLVAGTFSGHSFCRLQPDVDGDDTSRNGGGDEYRPNVSGEAAAHCPIGSLYSYG, translated from the coding sequence ATGAAAAGGAAATTATACGGAGAAGACGAAGATGACGACCCCAAATTCAATGGCATATTTTCCAAACTCTATCAGCAACCGCCGCCGCTCCCCCTCACAGCCTCCGGCGCCGCCGTAGAGTTCTTTCCAGTCTCGGGGAGGGATGGAGAACAAGAAGAAGATAGCTCCAGCCACATCCGTAAGCCggctgagagaaaaatattccAAGTTGGCCATCTTCATCCACCGCCGCCACACGACGGCGCCACCATCGAAGTAGTTCGCCGCCCCCGTGGTCGGCCTCCCGGATCTAGGAACAAACCCAAGCCGCCATCCATCGTCCCATCAAAGGCACCGTCGGAGCCGTCGATGAGCCCCTACATACTCGAGCTTCCCCCCGGCGTCGATGTCATCGCAGCCACCACTCAATTCTGCCGGAAGCGGAGTTTAAGCCTCTGCATACTCACCGGAAGCGGCGCCGTCTCGAACATCACCATCAAACAGCCCCCCACGACTCCCGGCGCCGCCGCCTCCGCCGTCACGTTCCATGGCCGTTTCGATATTCTCTCAATCTCAGCCACGATTCTTGATCAGAGTGGCCTTGGTGTGCTTGGAAACGGGCAATTCACCGTATGCGTGGCGGCGGGGCCTCAGGGACAGGTGGTGGGTGGCGTGGTTGTAGGGCCCATGGTCTCTGCGGTGACCATCTATCTCGTCGCCGGGACCTTTAGTGGCCACTCATTTTGCAGGCTGCAGCCTGATGTTGATGGTGATGACACTTCCAGGAACGGCGGAGGAGACGAATATCGGCCGAATGTTTCCGGCGAGGCGGCGGCGCATTGCCCGATCGGATCACTTTATAGTTATGGTTAG
- the LOC140881634 gene encoding ubiquitin carboxyl-terminal hydrolase 17: MLLGADLGWWLSSVVVVVVGWFVTRRKWRRSVARRQEIKRLLALASEETARAEKEAVATYGGYEEEPMAMATGSSPQRQFQYQCEVCFSPTTTRCKRCKAVHYCSGKCQIIHWRQGHKDECSSFSSHWSDVALLNQDGFQSSDNLNGIASRHPSSSGDHIFSDPSFHLLSGKNDNTIANNYDGKEIGNIDKASVDSLPDEQTPSTISSDRPIASTSNLNESNQFEAVKPLLSKQSSSANPVQDVAAPGVSLQLKSGCIDSDELSESSVSSGGDASGSEELTLSEPSTPSSDFWEATVEPIRSKIDAPDELNKVMADPTPMATNPTNEAALSGKGNTDSKSSRPILLNYQVPIHVNVKKTSPEWSSKMVEAKSSFPGTCLEHKDSESKGHAPKKDVVEVRGLQYLAPKISKSKSERTFANSDAVECRVNDSLTLRDSKTDRPSTGCTRKHAILDVQSVKNGGDRGCDVHNAKSGINAPTRRVMDQIQASNSIKQSYLGSKNGPTGIYEGSFSYEHFVQLYNWNKVELRPCGLINCGNSCYANAVLQCLVFTPPLTAYFLQGLHSKTCGKREWCFTCELELLVKKAKEGSFPLSPAPVLSQMERLGSHLGHGREEDAHEFLRYAIDAMQLVHLKAARFNKPNSLDEETTLVELTFGGYLRSKIECMRCGGKSEQHERIMDLSVEIGGDIGTVEEALHQFTRSEILDGENKYRCGRCKSYEKAKKKLRVLEAPNVLTIALKRFQAGQYGKLNKVVKFPEVLNLAPYMSGTSDKSPIYRLYGVVVHLDSMNATFSGHYVCYLKNNAGRWFKADDMTVQPVELEKVLSTAAYMLFYARCSPRSPKLRRSAAVLHETRKVLNRTCRCKFHQAERWDVATSGLNGQTCNDCFYQHCSRYQLSRENSEEDSLSDNSSSIFSEAGSHSTESSNRESISTDDSFDQMLGDLGNHLNKSWRSSSDSDTSSPSLSPSPLYTRHSPLSDLDRYSSDTEPSGSNLVKSSSKGSVSTEKRRDSFSCPNPQTRLVGSNSSCYCSRENDSNRVVGCINSRDNMKSVHLRRSIR, encoded by the exons ATGCTTTTGGGAGCGGATCTAGGGTGGTGGTTGTCCAgtgtggtggtggtggtggttggGTGGTTCGTTACCCGCCGGAAATGGCGACGTTCGGTGGCACGGAGGCAGGAGATCAAGAGGCTATTGGCCTTGGCATCGGAGGAAACAGCTAGGGCTGAGAAAGAGGCCGTAGCTACCTACGGCGGCTATGAGGAGGAACCGATGGCCATGGCGACGGGATCGTCTCCCCAACGACAATTCCAGTATCAGTGTGAGGTCTGCTTTAGTCCAACTACAACTCGTTGCAAGAGATGTAAAGCTGTTCATTACTG CTCTGGAAAATGTCAAATAATTCATTGGCGACAAGGTCACAAGGATGAATGCAGTTCATTTTCCTCTCACTGGAGCGATGTGGCTCTCCTTAATCAAGATGGGTTTCAAAGCAGTGACAATTTGAATGGGATTGCTTCAAGGCATCCTTCATCGTCCGGAGACCATATATTTTCTGATCCCTCTTTTCATCTGCTCAGTGGGAAGAATGACAATACAATTGCAAATAATTATGATGGGAAAGAAATTGGTAATATTGACAAAGCATCAGTTGACTCACTTCCTGATGAGCAAACTCCATCCACCATTTCGAGTGACAGGCCTATTGCTTCAACTAGCAATTTGAATGAATCCAATCAATTTGAGGCAGTTAAGCCCCTTTTGTCAAAGCAATCTAGTTCGGCCAATCCTGTACAGGATGTTGCTGCACCTGGTGTTTCACTTCAGTTAAAATCTGGTTGCATCGATTCAGATGAGCTATCAGAATCTTCAGTTTCATCGGGCGGTGATGCTTCAGGATCTGAAGAACTCACACTTTCTGAACCTTCTACACCTTCCTCTGATTTTTGGGAGGCAACAGTTGAACCCATTAGATCTAAGATTGATGCACCTGATGAATT GAACAAAGTCATGGCAGATCCTACACCTATGGCCACAAATCCAACAAATGAGGCTGCACTATCAGGGAAAGGAAATACAGATTCAAAGTCCAGCAGACCAATTTTATTGAACTACCAAGTGCCTATACATGTTAATGTTAAAAAAACTTCACCTGAATGGAGCTCAAAGATGGTAGAAGCTAAATCCTCCTTTCCTGGCACTTGTCTTGAACATAAAGATTCTGAATCTAAAGGGCATGCACCAAAGAAAGATGTTGTAGAAGTTCGTGGCTTGCAATATTTAGCTCCTAAAATATCGAAGAGTAAAAGTGAAAGGACTTTTGCTAATTCAGATGCTGTGGAATGTCGAGTAAATGACTCTCTGACCCTCAGAGATTCTAAAACTGACAGGCCTTCTACTGGCTGCACCAGGAAGCATGCCATTCTGGATGTGCAGTCTGTGAAAAATGGAGGTGACCGTGGTTGTGATGTGCACAATGCTAAAAGTGGTATCAATGCGCCAACAAGGAGAGTGATGGACCAGATTCAAGCTTCTAACTCCATTAAGCAAAGTTATTTGGGTTCTAAAAATGGACCTACGGGAATATACGAG GGTTCATTTTCATATGAACATTTTGTACAGCTTTACAACTGGAACAAGGTTGAGTTACGACCATGTGGACTCATAAATTGTGGGAATAG TTGTTATGCAAATGCTGTACTCCAGTGTTTGGTGTTTACGCCGCCTCTCACAGCTTATTTTCTTCAGGGACTTCATTCAAAAACTT GTGGAAAGAGAGAATGGTGCTTCACCTGTGAGCTTGAGTTGCTAGTTAAGAAAGCCAAAGAAGGAAGTTTTCCACTGTCTCCTGCCCCTGTGCTATCTCAGATGGAGCGTCTAGGAAGCCATTTGGGTCATGGGAGGGAGGAAGATGCTCATGAATTTCTCAG ATATGCCATCGATGCAATGCAACTTGTACACCTTAAAGCAGCTAGGTTTAACAAGCCAAACTCTTTGGATGAAGAAACCACGCTGGTTGAGCTCACATTTGGAGGATACCTACGTTCAAAG ATTGAGTGCATGAGATGCGGAGGTAAATCTGAACAGCATGAAAGAATAATGGATCTCTCTGTTGAGATAGGAGGAGATATTGGAACTGTAGAAGAGGCCCTACATCAGTTCACTCGCTCAGAGATTTTAGATGGCGAAAATAAGTACCGCTGTGGCAG ATGCAAATCCTACGAGAAGGCCAAAAAGAAGTTGAGGGTTTTGGAGGCTCCTAATGTTCTCACCATTGCTCTTAAAAGATTTCAG GCAGGTCAATATGGGAAGCTGAATAAAGTAGTCAAGTTCCCCGAGGTTTTGAATTTAGCTCCATATATGAGTGGAACTAGTGACAAGTCCCCAATTTACCGGCTTTATGGGGTAGTAGTTCACTTGGATTCTATGAATGCCACATTTTCTGGTCACTATGTGTGCTACCTAAAGAATAATGCGGGAAGGTGGTTCAAAGCTGATGACATGACA GTCCAACCAGTGGAACTTGAAAAGGTTTTGTCGACGGCTGCATACATGCTTTTTTATGCGAG GTGTTCTCCCCGTTCTCCAAAACTGAGAAGAAGTGCAGCGGTTCTTCATGAGACAAGAAAAGTACTAAATCGGACTTGTAGGTGTAAATTCCATCAAGCTGAACGATGGGATGTCGCCACAAGCGGATTGAATGGTCAGACCTGCAATGATTGCTTTTACCAGCATTGCTCGAGGTACCAGCTGAGTCGGGAAAATTCAGAAGAGGACTCCCTAAGTGACAATTCTTCCTCTATCTTCTCTGAGGCTGGATCACATAGCACCGAGAGCAGTAACAGGGAATCCATAAGCACAGATGACAGCTTCGATCAAATGCTGGGGGATCTGGGAAACCACTTGAATAAATCATGGAGAAGCTCTTCAGATTCTGACACCTCTTCTCCGTCATTGTCTCCGTCTCCTCTATATACAAGGCACTCACCGCTCTCTGATTTGGACCGTTACTCCTCAGATACCGAACCTAGTGGTTCTAATCTTGTCAAATCAAGTTCTAAAGGCTCAGTTTCAACGGAGAAAAGGAGAGACTCGTTCTCGTGCCCCAACCCACAAACGAGGTTAGTCGGTAGTAATAGTAGTTGTTATTGTAGTAGGGAGAATGACTCCAATAGAGTAGTAGGATGCATCAACTCTCGGGATAACATGAAAAGTGTACATTTAAGAAGATCCATTCGGTAA